In the Magnolia sinica isolate HGM2019 chromosome 15, MsV1, whole genome shotgun sequence genome, one interval contains:
- the LOC131227506 gene encoding uncharacterized protein LOC131227506 gives MEFRRLDPPCFSGKPDPMAAELWKSEIEKLFQVMGCTSKQCVTLATYQLQGEAEQWWKSVVRSVDPKFVWTWEAFKDQFDRKFFPVAVRRQKAHEFDSLVQGEMSVADYEARFIELSRFAPHLVANDDLKARKFEDGLRPSLRSRVRGFELSTLEGVVAKAQIFESDWNQQQSTHPSTSNQQRKRRFISESGSSFQPFSSPKRPTVRYDNVTRLDVRPPVLPSVPQRQFLAKPDVRSPVSPSVPQREILRLREES, from the exons ATGGAGTTTAGACGTCTAGATCCACCTTGTTTTTCTGGCAAGCCAGATCCTATGGCAGCCGAGTTATGGAAGTCAGAAATAGAGAAACTTTTTCAAGTTATGGGTTGTACTTCCAAGCAATGTGTTACCTTAGCGACTTATCAATTGCAAGGAGAGGCAgaacaatggtggaagtcagtTGTTCGTTCAGTAGATCCAAaatttgtgtggacatgggaagcaTTTAAAGACCAGTTCGATCGTAAGTTTTTCCCCGTAGCTGTTCGTCGTCAGAAAGcacatgaatttgattctttgGTTCAGGGTGAGATGTCTGTTGCTGACTATGAGGCtcgttttatagaattatctcgtTTTGCTCCACATTTAGTAGCCAATGATGATTTAAAGGCGAGGAAATTTGAGGATGGTTTGCGTCCTAGTTTGCGATCTCGAGTTAGAGGGTTTGAGTTGTCGACTCTTGAGGGAGTAGTAGCGAAGGCACAGATTTTTGAGTCTGATTGGAACCAACAACAAAGTACGCATCCATCTACTTCTAATCagcaaaggaagaggagatttaTTTCAGAGAGTGGTAGTAGTTTTCAGCCCTTTTCATCCCCAAAGAGGCCTACAGTTAGATATGATAATGTAACAAGACTTGATGTAAGACCCCCAGTATTACCATCTGTTCCTCAACGACAGTTTTTAGCCAAACCTGATGTCAGATCCCCAGTATCACCGTCTGTTCCTCA AAGAGAGATTCTCAGACTAAGGGAGGAGTCATAG